In the Streptomyces sp. NBC_00525 genome, one interval contains:
- a CDS encoding prepilin peptidase yields the protein MYAMLTGAAALWGALAGLLVPRAAYRFAVPSGEPRRTACPDGRPLTGPARGWLGTAPYAPHRLAPVVTALACAALAATTGTRPELAVWLLLAPVAVLLASIDHRVHRLPDGLTLPAAAAAVLLLGLAALLPEHAGSWLSALLGGLALGAFYFLLFLINPSGMGFGDVKLALSLGTVLGWYGWAVVFTGGFAGFLFGAVYGVVLVALRRAGRRTGIPFGPFMIAGGFLGLLFGGLAA from the coding sequence GTGTACGCCATGCTGACAGGGGCCGCCGCGCTCTGGGGTGCCCTGGCCGGACTGCTGGTCCCGCGCGCCGCCTACCGGTTCGCCGTGCCGTCCGGCGAACCCCGGCGGACCGCCTGCCCGGACGGCCGTCCCCTCACCGGCCCCGCGCGCGGCTGGCTGGGCACCGCCCCGTACGCCCCCCACCGCCTCGCCCCCGTCGTCACCGCGCTCGCCTGCGCCGCCCTCGCCGCCACCACCGGAACCCGGCCCGAACTGGCGGTGTGGCTGCTGCTCGCCCCGGTCGCCGTGCTCCTGGCGAGCATCGACCACCGCGTGCACCGGCTGCCGGACGGGCTGACGCTGCCCGCCGCCGCGGCGGCCGTCCTGCTGCTCGGCCTGGCGGCCCTCCTGCCGGAACACGCGGGCTCCTGGCTCTCCGCGCTGCTCGGCGGGCTCGCCCTGGGCGCGTTCTACTTCCTGCTCTTCCTCATCAACCCGAGCGGCATGGGCTTCGGCGACGTCAAACTCGCCCTCTCCCTGGGCACCGTCCTCGGCTGGTACGGCTGGGCGGTCGTCTTCACCGGAGGCTTCGCCGGCTTCCTGTTCGGCGCGGTGTACGGGGTGGTGCTCGTCGCCCTGCGCAGGGCGGGGCGCAGAACGGGCATCCCCTTCGGCCCGTTCATGATCGCCGGCGGGTTCCTGGGGCTGCTCTTCGGCGGCCTGGCGGCCTGA
- a CDS encoding class I SAM-dependent methyltransferase — translation MPATPDDTAPLPGEDDRFDALVAEAGTVSVAGWDFSWLDGRATEQRPSWGYARAMGERMGRARAALDIQTGGGEVLASVPKLPPLTAATESWPPNIARATALLHPLGAVVVADEDEPPLPFGDAAFDLVVSRHPVTTWWDEIARVLAPGGTYFSQQVGPASVFELVEYFLGPQPPEVRGARDPERARADAEAAGLEVVDLRAERLRTEFFDIGAVVYFLRKVIWMVPGFTVERYRPRLRALHHRLETGGPFVAHTSRFLIEARKPA, via the coding sequence ATGCCCGCCACCCCCGACGACACCGCGCCCCTGCCCGGCGAGGACGACCGGTTCGACGCGCTGGTCGCCGAGGCCGGCACGGTCTCCGTGGCCGGCTGGGACTTCTCCTGGCTGGACGGGCGGGCCACCGAGCAGCGGCCGTCCTGGGGGTACGCGCGGGCCATGGGGGAGCGGATGGGCCGCGCGCGGGCGGCGCTCGACATCCAGACGGGCGGCGGCGAGGTGCTGGCCTCCGTACCGAAGCTGCCGCCGCTCACCGCGGCCACCGAGTCCTGGCCGCCGAACATCGCCCGCGCCACCGCGCTGCTGCACCCGCTCGGGGCCGTCGTCGTCGCGGACGAGGACGAGCCGCCGCTGCCGTTCGGCGACGCGGCGTTCGACCTGGTCGTCAGCCGCCACCCGGTGACCACCTGGTGGGACGAGATCGCACGGGTGCTGGCCCCCGGCGGCACGTACTTCTCCCAACAGGTCGGACCCGCCAGCGTCTTCGAACTCGTCGAGTACTTCCTCGGCCCCCAGCCACCCGAGGTGCGCGGCGCGCGCGACCCGGAACGGGCACGGGCCGACGCCGAGGCGGCCGGGCTGGAGGTCGTCGACCTGCGGGCGGAACGGCTGCGCACCGAGTTCTTCGACATCGGCGCCGTCGTCTACTTCCTGCGCAAGGTGATCTGGATGGTGCCCGGATTCACCGTCGAGCGCTACCGCCCCCGACTGCGCGCACTGCACCACCGGCTGGAGACCGGGGGCCCGTTCGTCGCCCACACCAGCCGGTTCCTGATCGAGGCCCGCAAGCCCGCGTGA
- the mgrA gene encoding L-glyceraldehyde 3-phosphate reductase: protein MTDSSSPYLAAGSRYDSMEYRRSGRSGLKLPAVSLGLWHNFGDDRSLASQRAILRRAFDLGVTHFDLANNYGPPAGSAELNFGKLFRQDFAPYRDELLVSTKAGYEMHPGPYGEWGSRKYLLSSLDASLRRTGLDYVDIFYSHRFDPETPLEETMGALASAVHRGKALYVGVSSYNSAQTAEAARLLREMGVPALIHQPSYSMINRWTEEDGLLDTLEAAGMGCISFVPLAQGLLTGKYLNGIPEGSRATQGKSLDPRLLSDEVVRRLNGLNDIARRRGQSLAQLALTWVLRDSRMTSALIGASSVAQLEENVAALAGPELTAGELTEIDAFAVDTEGTNIWAARG, encoded by the coding sequence GTGACTGATTCCTCCTCCCCCTACCTGGCCGCCGGCTCGCGCTACGACTCCATGGAGTACCGGCGCAGCGGACGCAGCGGCCTCAAACTCCCGGCCGTCTCGCTCGGGCTGTGGCACAACTTCGGCGACGACCGGTCGCTCGCCTCCCAGCGGGCCATCCTGCGCCGCGCCTTCGACCTCGGGGTGACCCACTTCGACCTGGCCAACAACTACGGTCCGCCGGCCGGCTCCGCCGAGCTGAACTTCGGCAAGCTGTTCCGGCAGGACTTCGCCCCGTACCGGGACGAACTGCTCGTCTCGACCAAGGCGGGGTACGAGATGCACCCCGGCCCGTACGGGGAGTGGGGGTCCCGCAAGTACCTGCTGTCGTCGCTGGACGCCTCGCTGCGGCGGACCGGCCTGGACTACGTCGACATCTTCTACTCGCACCGCTTCGACCCGGAGACCCCGCTGGAGGAGACGATGGGGGCGCTCGCCTCCGCCGTACACCGGGGCAAGGCGCTGTACGTGGGGGTGTCCTCGTACAACTCGGCGCAGACGGCCGAGGCGGCGCGGCTGCTGCGGGAGATGGGGGTGCCGGCCCTGATCCACCAGCCGTCCTACTCGATGATCAACCGCTGGACCGAGGAGGACGGGCTGCTGGACACGCTGGAGGCGGCCGGCATGGGCTGCATCTCCTTCGTGCCGCTGGCCCAGGGACTGCTGACCGGCAAGTATCTGAACGGCATCCCGGAGGGTTCGCGCGCGACGCAGGGCAAGTCGCTCGACCCCCGGCTGCTGTCGGACGAGGTGGTCCGCCGGCTCAACGGGCTGAACGACATCGCGCGCCGCCGGGGCCAGTCGCTGGCGCAGCTGGCCCTGACCTGGGTGCTGCGCGACAGCCGTATGACGTCGGCCCTGATCGGCGCGTCGAGCGTGGCGCAGCTGGAGGAGAACGTGGCGGCGCTCGCGGGCCCGGAGCTGACGGCCGGGGAGCTGACGGAGATCGACGCGTTCGCGGTGGACACCGAGGGCACCAACATCTGGGCCGCGCGCGGCTGA
- a CDS encoding isoprenyl transferase, protein MNLRDLVYGLYARRVEGRLDHTQVPKHIGVILDGNRRWAKASGGTAAEGHQAGAEKIKELLGWCSETDVEVVTLWMLSTDNFDRPESELTPLLGIIENTVRGLAADGRWRVHHVGTLDLLPAHTQTVLKEAEQATVGVDGILVNVAVGYGGRQEIADAVRSLLLEHSAKGTSFEDLAEIVSTDLISEHLYTRGQPDPDLVIRTSGEQRLSGFMLWQSAHSEYYFCEVFWPAFRRVDFLRALRDYAARHRRYGG, encoded by the coding sequence GTGAACTTGCGCGACCTGGTGTACGGGCTCTACGCGCGCCGGGTGGAGGGCCGCCTGGACCACACCCAGGTGCCCAAGCACATCGGAGTCATCCTCGACGGCAACCGGCGCTGGGCCAAGGCGTCCGGCGGCACCGCCGCCGAGGGGCACCAGGCCGGGGCGGAGAAGATCAAGGAGCTCCTCGGCTGGTGCAGCGAGACCGACGTCGAGGTCGTCACGCTCTGGATGCTCTCCACCGACAACTTCGACCGGCCCGAGTCGGAGCTGACCCCGCTGCTCGGCATCATCGAGAACACCGTGCGCGGCCTCGCCGCGGACGGCCGCTGGCGCGTCCACCACGTCGGCACACTCGATCTGCTGCCCGCCCACACCCAGACCGTCCTCAAGGAGGCCGAACAGGCCACGGTCGGGGTGGACGGCATACTCGTCAATGTCGCCGTCGGCTACGGCGGCCGGCAGGAGATCGCCGACGCCGTGCGCTCCCTGCTCCTCGAACACTCCGCCAAGGGCACCTCCTTCGAGGACCTCGCCGAGATCGTCTCCACCGACCTGATCTCCGAGCACCTCTACACGCGCGGCCAGCCCGATCCCGACCTGGTCATCCGCACCAGCGGCGAGCAGCGGCTGTCCGGTTTCATGCTCTGGCAGAGCGCCCATTCCGAGTACTACTTCTGCGAGGTCTTCTGGCCCGCCTTCCGCCGGGTCGACTTCCTGCGGGCACTGCGCGACTACGCGGCCCGCCACCGCCGCTACGGAGGCTGA
- a CDS encoding PhoH family protein gives MVTSTKRRMPDRRTYVLDTSVLLADPNAMARFDEHEVVLPVVVVTELEAKRHHPELGYFARQALRLLDDFRVRYGRLDAPIPLGDLGGTLRVELNHSDPGVLPAGYRLGDNDSRILAVARNLQAEGYDVTVVSKDLPLRIKASSVGLLAEEYRAELAITDSGWTGMAELPLAADQIDLLFAEDTLYVPEAAELPVHTGLVLQSERGKALGRVTPDGNVRLVRGDREAFGIHGRSAEQRIALDLLLDQEVGIVSLGGRAGTGKSALALCAGLEAVLERGQHKKVMVFRPLYAVGGQELGYLPGSEAEKMSPWAQAVFDTLSAVSGREVIEEVLGRGMLEILPLTHIRGRSLHDAFVIVDEAQSLERNVLLTVLSRIGTNSRVVLTHDVAQRDNLRVGRYDGVVAVVEKLKGHPLFAHVTLTRSERSRIAALVTEMLEEGQI, from the coding sequence GTGGTGACCAGCACAAAGCGCCGCATGCCCGACAGGCGCACCTACGTTCTCGACACCAGCGTCCTGCTGGCCGATCCGAACGCCATGGCCCGCTTCGACGAGCACGAAGTCGTGCTCCCGGTCGTCGTGGTCACGGAACTGGAGGCCAAACGGCACCATCCGGAACTCGGCTACTTCGCACGCCAGGCCCTGCGCCTGCTGGACGACTTCCGGGTCCGCTACGGCCGGCTGGACGCGCCGATCCCCCTCGGGGATCTCGGCGGGACGCTCCGCGTCGAGCTCAACCACTCCGATCCCGGCGTCCTGCCCGCCGGCTACCGGTTGGGGGACAACGACTCACGGATTCTCGCGGTCGCGCGCAACCTCCAGGCCGAGGGGTACGACGTCACGGTCGTCTCCAAGGACCTGCCGCTGCGGATCAAGGCCTCGTCGGTCGGCCTGCTGGCCGAGGAGTACCGCGCCGAACTGGCCATCACCGACTCCGGCTGGACGGGCATGGCGGAACTGCCCCTCGCCGCCGACCAGATCGACCTGCTCTTCGCCGAGGACACGCTGTACGTCCCCGAGGCCGCCGAGCTGCCCGTGCACACCGGCCTGGTCCTCCAGTCCGAACGCGGCAAGGCACTGGGCCGGGTGACCCCCGACGGCAACGTACGCCTGGTGCGCGGCGACCGGGAGGCGTTCGGCATCCACGGCCGCAGCGCCGAGCAGCGCATCGCCCTGGACCTGCTGCTGGACCAGGAGGTGGGCATCGTCTCGCTGGGCGGCCGGGCCGGCACCGGCAAGTCCGCGCTGGCGCTCTGTGCGGGCCTGGAGGCGGTTCTGGAGCGCGGACAGCACAAGAAGGTGATGGTCTTCCGCCCGCTGTACGCGGTCGGCGGACAGGAGCTCGGCTATCTCCCCGGCAGCGAGGCCGAGAAGATGAGCCCCTGGGCGCAGGCCGTCTTCGACACGCTGTCCGCCGTCTCCGGGCGCGAGGTGATCGAGGAGGTGCTGGGGCGCGGGATGCTGGAGATCCTGCCGCTCACCCACATCCGGGGCCGCTCGCTGCACGACGCCTTCGTGATCGTGGACGAGGCCCAGTCGCTCGAACGCAACGTCCTGCTGACCGTGTTGTCCCGGATCGGCACGAATTCCCGGGTCGTGCTCACCCACGACGTGGCCCAGCGGGACAACCTCAGAGTCGGCCGGTACGACGGAGTGGTCGCCGTCGTGGAGAAGCTGAAGGGCCATCCGCTCTTCGCCCACGTCACGCTCACGCGCTCCGAGCGTTCCCGTATCGCCGCACTGGTGACCGAAATGCTGGAGGAAGGCCAGATCTGA
- a CDS encoding transglycosylase SLT domain-containing protein, protein MSRISVRGFAVASATAVTTVGAVVGVAAGSTPAVDDNNFEATAADTTLLADIPAGQQAQVQTASLTQQADAQASAADAAAKKSAEESARVQAAKDAKSKKQAAEDKLEREREAAKKEREERASRSQVRSTATFAQQSSYSVAEVQAIARQIVPADQFQCFSNIVNHESSWNYRASNPSSGAYGLVQALPGSKMSSAGADWMTNPATQIKWGLSYMNNRYDSPCGAWSFWQANHWY, encoded by the coding sequence GTGAGCCGGATTTCGGTCCGGGGGTTCGCCGTGGCATCCGCCACCGCGGTCACCACCGTAGGCGCCGTCGTAGGCGTTGCAGCAGGCAGCACTCCCGCTGTCGACGACAACAACTTCGAGGCGACCGCAGCCGACACCACGCTGCTCGCAGACATTCCCGCGGGCCAGCAGGCCCAGGTGCAGACCGCTTCGCTGACGCAGCAGGCCGACGCGCAGGCGTCCGCCGCCGACGCGGCCGCGAAGAAGTCCGCGGAGGAGTCCGCCCGCGTCCAGGCCGCCAAGGACGCCAAGTCCAAGAAGCAGGCGGCCGAGGACAAGCTGGAGCGCGAGCGCGAGGCGGCGAAGAAGGAGCGCGAGGAGCGGGCGAGCCGTTCCCAGGTCCGCTCCACCGCCACGTTCGCCCAGCAGAGCTCCTACTCGGTGGCCGAGGTCCAGGCCATCGCCCGGCAGATCGTGCCCGCCGACCAGTTCCAGTGCTTCAGCAACATCGTGAACCACGAGTCGAGCTGGAACTACCGGGCGAGCAACCCCTCCTCGGGTGCCTACGGTCTCGTCCAGGCCCTGCCCGGCTCCAAGATGTCGTCGGCCGGCGCCGACTGGATGACCAACCCGGCCACCCAGATCAAGTGGGGCCTCAGCTACATGAACAACCGCTACGACAGCCCCTGCGGCGCGTGGTCGTTCTGGCAGGCCAACCACTGGTACTAG
- a CDS encoding AI-2E family transporter: protein MSKLPGWLGQLGAELSRLSERLEERRVDTVADEPPLTDPDTPVPAEGGKDETPPVDQVPAPPTYAPTVAARPDPVAAIPWGMRVAAEAGWRLLVLAGTLWVLMRVISAVQLVVLAFVAALLVTALLQPTVARLRRYGLPRGLATAVTAISGFVIMGLVGWFVVWQVMDNIDTLSDKVTKGIDDLKNWLLDSPFHVTDKQINNIAQNLSDTVGTNTEAITSAGLQGVTVVVEFMTGALLAMFSTLFLLYDGARIWNWVLKLVPAQARPGVAGAGPRAWRTLTAYIRGTVIVALIDAIFIGLGIYFLDVPMAVPLAVFIFLFAFIPLVGAVVSGALAVVVALVTEGVFTALMVLAVVLAVQQIEGHVLQPFILGRAVRVHPLAVVLSVAAGGMIAGIGGAVVAVPLVAVTNTVVGYLRAYGQEESRRHSPPPHGSTALDAAPVAAPGAPPGGGDGGPERDAP from the coding sequence ATGTCGAAACTGCCGGGATGGCTCGGACAACTGGGTGCCGAGCTGAGCAGGCTGAGCGAGCGCCTCGAAGAACGGCGGGTCGATACGGTGGCCGACGAGCCCCCTCTCACGGACCCGGACACACCGGTTCCGGCGGAGGGCGGCAAGGACGAGACACCGCCCGTCGACCAGGTGCCCGCCCCGCCGACGTACGCGCCCACCGTCGCCGCGCGGCCCGATCCGGTCGCGGCGATCCCGTGGGGGATGCGGGTCGCCGCCGAGGCGGGCTGGCGGCTGCTGGTGCTCGCGGGAACCCTCTGGGTGCTGATGCGGGTCATCAGCGCCGTGCAACTGGTGGTGCTGGCCTTCGTCGCCGCGCTGCTCGTCACCGCGCTGCTCCAGCCGACCGTCGCCCGGCTGCGGCGTTACGGCCTGCCCAGGGGGCTGGCCACCGCGGTCACGGCGATCTCCGGGTTCGTCATCATGGGCCTGGTCGGCTGGTTCGTGGTGTGGCAGGTCATGGACAACATCGACACCCTGTCCGACAAGGTGACGAAGGGGATCGACGACCTCAAGAACTGGCTGCTCGACAGCCCGTTCCATGTGACCGACAAGCAGATCAACAACATCGCGCAGAACCTCAGCGACACCGTCGGCACCAACACCGAGGCCATCACCTCCGCCGGGCTCCAGGGCGTCACCGTGGTCGTGGAGTTCATGACCGGCGCCCTGCTCGCGATGTTCTCGACGCTCTTCCTGCTCTACGACGGTGCCCGCATCTGGAACTGGGTGCTCAAGCTGGTGCCCGCCCAGGCACGGCCCGGAGTGGCGGGTGCGGGGCCGCGCGCCTGGCGGACCCTGACCGCCTACATCCGGGGCACGGTCATCGTCGCGCTGATCGACGCCATCTTCATCGGGCTCGGGATCTACTTCCTCGACGTCCCGATGGCGGTGCCGCTGGCCGTCTTCATCTTCCTGTTCGCCTTCATCCCGCTCGTCGGCGCGGTGGTCTCCGGGGCGCTGGCGGTGGTCGTGGCGCTGGTCACCGAGGGCGTGTTCACGGCGCTGATGGTGCTGGCGGTGGTCCTCGCGGTGCAGCAGATCGAGGGCCATGTGCTCCAGCCGTTCATCCTGGGGCGCGCGGTGCGGGTGCATCCGCTGGCCGTGGTGCTCTCGGTGGCCGCGGGCGGCATGATCGCCGGCATCGGGGGCGCGGTCGTCGCGGTGCCGCTGGTCGCGGTGACCAACACGGTGGTCGGCTATCTGCGGGCCTACGGGCAGGAGGAGTCGCGCCGCCACTCTCCGCCGCCGCACGGCTCGACCGCGCTGGACGCGGCCCCGGTCGCGGCCCCCGGCGCCCCGCCGGGCGGGGGCGACGGCGGACCGGAGCGGGACGCCCCGTAA
- a CDS encoding alkyl hydroperoxide reductase gives MALDELKSSIPDFAKDLKLNLGSVIGNSELPQQQLWGTVLACAIASRSPKVLRELEPEAKANLSAEAYTAAKSAAAIMAMNNVFYRTRHLLSDPEYGNLRAGLRMNVIGKPGVEKVDFELWSLAVSAINGCGQCLDSHEQVLRKAGVDRETIQEAVKIASVIQAVGVTLEAEGVLAE, from the coding sequence ATGGCTCTCGACGAACTGAAGTCCTCGATACCGGACTTCGCCAAGGACCTGAAGCTGAACCTCGGCTCGGTCATCGGCAACAGCGAACTCCCGCAGCAGCAGCTCTGGGGCACCGTCCTGGCCTGCGCGATCGCCTCGCGCTCGCCGAAGGTGCTGCGCGAGCTGGAGCCGGAGGCCAAGGCCAACCTCTCCGCGGAGGCGTACACCGCCGCGAAGTCGGCCGCCGCCATCATGGCGATGAACAACGTCTTCTACCGGACCCGCCACCTGCTCTCGGACCCCGAGTACGGGAACCTGCGCGCGGGCCTGCGGATGAACGTCATCGGCAAGCCGGGCGTGGAGAAGGTCGACTTCGAGCTGTGGTCGCTGGCCGTCTCCGCGATCAACGGCTGCGGCCAGTGCCTGGACTCGCACGAGCAGGTCCTGCGCAAGGCCGGTGTGGACCGTGAGACCATCCAGGAAGCCGTCAAGATCGCCTCGGTGATCCAGGCGGTGGGCGTGACCCTGGAGGCCGAGGGCGTACTCGCCGAGTAG
- a CDS encoding peroxiredoxin has protein sequence MLTVGDKFPEFDLTACVSLESGKEFEQINHKTYEGQWKIVFAWPKDFTFVCPTEIAAFGKLNDEFADRDAQILGFSGDSEFVHHAWRKDHPDLTDLPFPMMADSKHELMRALGIEGEDGFAQRAVFIVDQNNEIQFTMVTAGSVGRNPKEVLRVLDALQTDELCPCNWTKGENTLDPVALLSGE, from the coding sequence GTGCTCACTGTCGGTGACAAGTTCCCCGAGTTCGATCTGACCGCCTGCGTCTCGCTGGAGAGCGGCAAGGAGTTCGAGCAGATCAACCACAAGACCTACGAGGGTCAGTGGAAGATCGTCTTCGCGTGGCCGAAGGACTTCACCTTCGTGTGCCCGACCGAGATCGCCGCCTTCGGCAAGCTGAACGACGAGTTCGCCGACCGTGACGCCCAGATCCTCGGCTTCTCCGGCGACTCCGAGTTCGTGCACCACGCCTGGCGCAAGGACCACCCGGACCTGACGGACCTGCCCTTCCCGATGATGGCCGACTCCAAGCACGAGCTGATGCGCGCGCTCGGCATCGAGGGCGAGGACGGCTTCGCCCAGCGCGCCGTCTTCATCGTGGACCAGAACAACGAGATCCAGTTCACGATGGTCACCGCCGGTTCCGTGGGCCGTAACCCCAAGGAGGTCCTGCGGGTCCTCGACGCCCTGCAGACCGACGAGCTCTGCCCCTGCAACTGGACCAAGGGCGAGAACACCCTGGACCCGGTCGCGCTCCTCTCGGGCGAGTGA
- a CDS encoding hydrogen peroxide-inducible genes activator, translating to MTHGNQGNRHKQPSLSQLRAFAAVAEYLHFRDAAAAIGMSQPALSGAVSALEEALGVQLIERTTRKVLLSPAGERLAVRARVVLDAVGELMEEAEAVRAPFTGVLRLGVIPTVAPYLLPTVLRLVQERYPALDLQVHEEQTASLVEGLGAGRLDLLLLAVPLGVHGVSELPLFDEDFVLVMERGHRLGGRADIPRLALRELPLLLLDEGHCLRDQALDICREAGRTEGAPVTTTAAGLSTLVQLVAGGLGVTLLPRTAVHVETARNESLTTGYFTDPAPTRRVALAMRTGAARHEEFEEFAAALREAMRSLPVRVTEGARA from the coding sequence GTGACGCACGGTAATCAGGGCAACCGGCATAAACAGCCCAGCCTTTCGCAGCTGCGCGCCTTCGCGGCCGTCGCGGAATATCTGCACTTCCGGGACGCGGCCGCCGCGATCGGGATGAGTCAGCCCGCTCTCTCCGGTGCCGTGTCCGCGCTGGAGGAGGCACTGGGTGTCCAGCTCATCGAGCGTACGACGCGCAAGGTGCTGCTCTCGCCCGCCGGGGAACGGCTCGCCGTACGGGCCAGGGTCGTGCTCGACGCCGTGGGCGAGCTGATGGAGGAGGCGGAGGCCGTCCGCGCGCCGTTCACCGGAGTGCTCCGGCTCGGCGTCATCCCGACCGTCGCCCCGTACCTCCTGCCGACCGTGCTGCGGCTGGTCCAGGAGCGCTACCCGGCCCTCGACCTCCAGGTCCACGAGGAGCAGACCGCCTCACTGGTGGAGGGGCTCGGCGCCGGACGGCTCGACCTGCTGCTGCTCGCCGTGCCGCTCGGGGTCCACGGAGTCAGCGAGCTGCCGCTGTTCGACGAGGACTTCGTCCTGGTCATGGAGCGCGGGCACCGGCTGGGCGGCCGGGCGGACATCCCCCGCCTCGCGCTGCGCGAGCTGCCGCTGCTGCTGCTCGACGAGGGCCACTGCCTGCGGGACCAGGCGCTCGACATCTGCCGCGAGGCCGGCCGCACCGAGGGTGCCCCGGTCACCACGACCGCCGCCGGGCTCTCGACCCTGGTGCAGCTGGTGGCCGGCGGCCTCGGGGTCACGCTGCTGCCGCGCACCGCGGTGCACGTCGAGACCGCCCGCAACGAGTCGCTGACCACCGGGTACTTCACGGACCCGGCCCCCACCCGGCGGGTGGCGCTGGCCATGCGGACCGGGGCGGCCAGGCACGAGGAGTTCGAGGAGTTCGCGGCCGCGCTGCGCGAGGCGATGCGGTCGCTGCCGGTACGCGTGACGGAGGGCGCCCGCGCCTGA